The Ignavibacteria bacterium genome window below encodes:
- a CDS encoding aldehyde dehydrogenase family protein produces MPITPFKNEPITDFSNPSNRKKQEAAIAKVQSQLGKEFPIIIGGEKISTKEKFNSYNPSRSSEIVGVFQKGNEQLANKAMDAALKKFEEWKFVPYQKRAEYLFKTAKVMRKKRFELNAIMMFEVGKTWLEADGDTAEAIDFLEFYGREMLRYGKPQPVVKNKGEKGRMEYIPLGVGVVIPPWNFPLAILTGMTSAALVAGNTVVLKPSSDSPRIAYAFMEVLEEIKLPAGVVNFVTGPGGAVGDTLVRHPKTRFVSFTGSKEVGIHINEEAAKVQQGQIWLKRVVAEMGGKDSIVIDEGVDLDEAAAGVTVAAFGFQGQKCSACSRVIVHEKVYDKFVDLLTKRAESITVGYPWEMKNFMGAVINKKSQEKTLWYIQKGIADGGKLIV; encoded by the coding sequence ATGCCCATCACTCCATTTAAAAACGAACCAATCACTGATTTCTCGAATCCGAGTAATCGAAAAAAACAAGAAGCCGCAATTGCAAAAGTTCAATCGCAGTTAGGAAAAGAATTTCCTATTATCATTGGCGGCGAAAAAATTTCTACAAAAGAAAAATTCAATTCGTATAATCCGTCGCGTTCATCGGAAATTGTCGGCGTGTTTCAAAAAGGCAATGAGCAACTTGCAAACAAAGCAATGGATGCGGCGTTGAAAAAATTTGAAGAGTGGAAATTTGTTCCGTATCAAAAACGCGCGGAGTATCTTTTCAAAACGGCAAAAGTAATGCGCAAGAAACGTTTTGAACTCAACGCAATTATGATGTTTGAAGTTGGAAAAACGTGGCTTGAAGCGGATGGCGATACTGCGGAAGCAATTGACTTTCTCGAATTTTACGGACGCGAAATGTTGCGTTACGGAAAGCCGCAGCCCGTTGTAAAAAACAAGGGCGAAAAAGGGCGAATGGAATATATTCCGCTTGGCGTTGGCGTTGTTATTCCGCCGTGGAATTTTCCGCTTGCAATTTTAACAGGAATGACATCTGCTGCACTTGTTGCTGGAAATACGGTCGTGTTGAAACCGTCTTCTGATTCGCCGCGCATTGCGTACGCATTTATGGAAGTGCTCGAAGAAATAAAATTGCCTGCTGGTGTTGTAAATTTTGTTACTGGTCCCGGCGGCGCAGTTGGTGATACACTTGTGCGTCATCCAAAAACGCGATTTGTTTCGTTCACCGGTTCGAAAGAAGTTGGAATTCACATTAACGAAGAAGCGGCGAAAGTGCAGCAAGGACAAATTTGGTTGAAGCGTGTAGTTGCAGAGATGGGAGGAAAAGATTCAATTGTGATTGATGAAGGAGTAGATTTAGACGAAGCGGCGGCGGGAGTTACGGTTGCGGCGTTCGGTTTTCAAGGACAAAAATGCTCTGCTTGTTCGCGCGTAATTGTTCACGAAAAAGTATATGACAAGTTTGTTGATTTGTTGACGAAGCGCGCAGAATCAATCACGGTTGGTTATCCGTGGGAGATGAAAAATTTTATGGGAGCAGTCATCAATAAAAAATCCCAAGAGAAAACGCTGTGGTATATTCAAAAAGGAATTGCCGACGGAGGAAAACTTATTGTT
- a CDS encoding type II toxin-antitoxin system PemK/MazF family toxin: MKRSEIWLINLEPTIGAEMKKIRPAVIVNDDAMGVLPLKIVVPITEWNEQFQVFPWMVKIYNDNLNRLEKISSADTFQVRSVSQERFVKRIGSLSQDSMNKISKALSTVLKIY; encoded by the coding sequence ATGAAACGAAGTGAGATTTGGTTAATCAATCTTGAACCGACCATCGGTGCTGAAATGAAAAAGATTCGTCCAGCGGTTATCGTAAATGATGATGCAATGGGAGTTCTTCCGTTGAAAATAGTCGTACCAATTACTGAATGGAATGAACAATTTCAAGTATTTCCTTGGATGGTAAAAATATACAACGACAATCTCAATCGTCTTGAAAAAATTTCTTCAGCAGATACATTTCAAGTGCGTTCGGTTTCACAAGAAAGATTCGTGAAAAGAATTGGTTCGCTTTCGCAAGATTCAATGAACAAAATATCAAAAGCATTATCAACCGTTTTGAAAATCTATTAA